One Ricinus communis isolate WT05 ecotype wild-type chromosome 7, ASM1957865v1, whole genome shotgun sequence genomic region harbors:
- the LOC8264940 gene encoding protein XRI1 isoform X6, with the protein MLDETTPVKACGDLAYHVNHSDNMHKEPEEHRETSSQLKRRRMLQFDTQAADSPLCHEEISSVFLQSNEREDSLEEVLPQASDWVPGFSADVSASSYEALDHSSEGWLADCFNDTEMGLSPNDMNFPGACDVQIDISEFCNGPLGNEAHAVQKRITRTPRNVIFKGKKSFIRTPTKLASSVVYPFAFIKPCGFHGDVTLKDINQKIRTPPPSKLKQNEEDPAAYPTSAFSGKPVVGKTKIRTEGGKGSITIMRTKG; encoded by the exons ATGTTAGATGAAACAACCCCAGTTAAGGCTTGTGGTGATTTGGCTTATCATGTTAATCATAGTG ATAACATGCACAAGGAACCAGAAGAACACAGGGAAACCTCTTCACAGTTAAAGAGGCGCCGGATGCTACAGTTTGATACTCAAGCAGCAGATTCCCCCCTTTGCCATGAAGAGATCTCATCTGTGTTTCTACAATCAAAT GAGAGGGAGGACTCACTTGAAGAAGTTTTACCTCAAGCATCAGATTGGGTTCCGGGTTTTTCAG CAGATGTGTCTGCCTCGAGTTATGAAGCCCTTGATCATTCTTCTGAAGGGTGGCTTGCTGATTGCTTTAATGACACTGAGATGGGGCTTAGTCCCAATGATAT GAATTTTCCTGGAGCCTGTGATGTTCAAATTGATATTTCAg AGTTCTGCAATGGCCCACTTGGGAATGAGGCTCATGCAGTTCAAAAACGTATTACCCGGACTCCTCGGAATGTGATTTTTAAAG GTAAGAAGTCCTTTATACGAACACCCACAAAGTTAGCTTCTTCTGTTGTCTATCCATTTGCCTTCATCAAACCCTGTGGTTTCCATGGAGATGTTACTCTGAAGGACATAAACCAGAAGATCCGCACTCCTCCACCATCAAAATTGAAGCAAAACGAGGAAGATCCTGCTGCTTACCCCACTTCAGCATTTTCCGGGAAGCCTGTTGTTGGCAAAACTAAAATTCGCACGGAAGGTGGAAAAGGAAGCATCACAATTATGAGAACCAAAGGATAA
- the LOC8264940 gene encoding protein XRI1 isoform X3, with translation MDYNDNRGSGKHWDWQGDDYCLQKDSNYDVSECLWNEVTLNEEDLSYMLDETTPVKACGDLAYHVNHSDNMHKEPEEHRETSSQLKRRRMLQFDTQAADSPLCHEEISSVFLQSNEREDSLEEVLPQASDWVPGFSADVSASSYEALDHSSEGWLADCFNDTEMGLSPNDMNFPGACDVQIDISEFCNGPLGNEAHAVQKRITRTPRNVIFKGKKSFIRTPTKLASSVVYPFAFIKPCGFHGDVTLKDINQKIRTPPPSKLKQNEEDPAAYPTSAFSGKPVVGKTKIRTEGGKGSITIMRTKG, from the exons ATGGATTACAACGATAACCG TGGCAGTGGAAAACATTGGGATTGGCAAGGGGATGATTATTGTCTTCAAAAGGATTCCAATTATG ACGTATCTGAGTGTTTGTGGAATGAGGTAACTCTAAATGAGGAAGATCTTTCTTACATGTTAGATGAAACAACCCCAGTTAAGGCTTGTGGTGATTTGGCTTATCATGTTAATCATAGTG ATAACATGCACAAGGAACCAGAAGAACACAGGGAAACCTCTTCACAGTTAAAGAGGCGCCGGATGCTACAGTTTGATACTCAAGCAGCAGATTCCCCCCTTTGCCATGAAGAGATCTCATCTGTGTTTCTACAATCAAAT GAGAGGGAGGACTCACTTGAAGAAGTTTTACCTCAAGCATCAGATTGGGTTCCGGGTTTTTCAG CAGATGTGTCTGCCTCGAGTTATGAAGCCCTTGATCATTCTTCTGAAGGGTGGCTTGCTGATTGCTTTAATGACACTGAGATGGGGCTTAGTCCCAATGATAT GAATTTTCCTGGAGCCTGTGATGTTCAAATTGATATTTCAg AGTTCTGCAATGGCCCACTTGGGAATGAGGCTCATGCAGTTCAAAAACGTATTACCCGGACTCCTCGGAATGTGATTTTTAAAG GTAAGAAGTCCTTTATACGAACACCCACAAAGTTAGCTTCTTCTGTTGTCTATCCATTTGCCTTCATCAAACCCTGTGGTTTCCATGGAGATGTTACTCTGAAGGACATAAACCAGAAGATCCGCACTCCTCCACCATCAAAATTGAAGCAAAACGAGGAAGATCCTGCTGCTTACCCCACTTCAGCATTTTCCGGGAAGCCTGTTGTTGGCAAAACTAAAATTCGCACGGAAGGTGGAAAAGGAAGCATCACAATTATGAGAACCAAAGGATAA
- the LOC8264940 gene encoding protein XRI1 isoform X4, protein MDYNDNRGSGKHWDWQGDDYCLQKDSNYDVSECLWNEVTLNEEDLSYMLDETTPVKACGDLAYHVNHSDNMHKEPEEHRETSSQLKRRRMLQFDTQAADSPLCHEEISSVFLQSNEREDSLEEVLPQASDWVPGFSDVSASSYEALDHSSEGWLADCFNDTEMGLSPNDMNFPGACDVQIDISEFCNGPLGNEAHAVQKRITRTPRNVIFKGKKSFIRTPTKLASSVVYPFAFIKPCGFHGDVTLKDINQKIRTPPPSKLKQNEEDPAAYPTSAFSGKPVVGKTKIRTEGGKGSITIMRTKG, encoded by the exons ATGGATTACAACGATAACCG TGGCAGTGGAAAACATTGGGATTGGCAAGGGGATGATTATTGTCTTCAAAAGGATTCCAATTATG ACGTATCTGAGTGTTTGTGGAATGAGGTAACTCTAAATGAGGAAGATCTTTCTTACATGTTAGATGAAACAACCCCAGTTAAGGCTTGTGGTGATTTGGCTTATCATGTTAATCATAGTG ATAACATGCACAAGGAACCAGAAGAACACAGGGAAACCTCTTCACAGTTAAAGAGGCGCCGGATGCTACAGTTTGATACTCAAGCAGCAGATTCCCCCCTTTGCCATGAAGAGATCTCATCTGTGTTTCTACAATCAAAT GAGAGGGAGGACTCACTTGAAGAAGTTTTACCTCAAGCATCAGATTGGGTTCCGGGTTTTTCAG ATGTGTCTGCCTCGAGTTATGAAGCCCTTGATCATTCTTCTGAAGGGTGGCTTGCTGATTGCTTTAATGACACTGAGATGGGGCTTAGTCCCAATGATAT GAATTTTCCTGGAGCCTGTGATGTTCAAATTGATATTTCAg AGTTCTGCAATGGCCCACTTGGGAATGAGGCTCATGCAGTTCAAAAACGTATTACCCGGACTCCTCGGAATGTGATTTTTAAAG GTAAGAAGTCCTTTATACGAACACCCACAAAGTTAGCTTCTTCTGTTGTCTATCCATTTGCCTTCATCAAACCCTGTGGTTTCCATGGAGATGTTACTCTGAAGGACATAAACCAGAAGATCCGCACTCCTCCACCATCAAAATTGAAGCAAAACGAGGAAGATCCTGCTGCTTACCCCACTTCAGCATTTTCCGGGAAGCCTGTTGTTGGCAAAACTAAAATTCGCACGGAAGGTGGAAAAGGAAGCATCACAATTATGAGAACCAAAGGATAA
- the LOC8264940 gene encoding protein XRI1 isoform X1, protein MLSPYCSCILHCFWFGFWIGKHWDWQGDDYCLQKDSNYDVSECLWNEVTLNEEDLSYMLDETTPVKACGDLAYHVNHSDNMHKEPEEHRETSSQLKRRRMLQFDTQAADSPLCHEEISSVFLQSNEREDSLEEVLPQASDWVPGFSADVSASSYEALDHSSEGWLADCFNDTEMGLSPNDMNFPGACDVQIDISEFCNGPLGNEAHAVQKRITRTPRNVIFKGKKSFIRTPTKLASSVVYPFAFIKPCGFHGDVTLKDINQKIRTPPPSKLKQNEEDPAAYPTSAFSGKPVVGKTKIRTEGGKGSITIMRTKG, encoded by the exons atgctatcaCCATACTGCAGTTGCATTCTACATTGCTTTTGGTTTGGATTTTGGAT TGGAAAACATTGGGATTGGCAAGGGGATGATTATTGTCTTCAAAAGGATTCCAATTATG ACGTATCTGAGTGTTTGTGGAATGAGGTAACTCTAAATGAGGAAGATCTTTCTTACATGTTAGATGAAACAACCCCAGTTAAGGCTTGTGGTGATTTGGCTTATCATGTTAATCATAGTG ATAACATGCACAAGGAACCAGAAGAACACAGGGAAACCTCTTCACAGTTAAAGAGGCGCCGGATGCTACAGTTTGATACTCAAGCAGCAGATTCCCCCCTTTGCCATGAAGAGATCTCATCTGTGTTTCTACAATCAAAT GAGAGGGAGGACTCACTTGAAGAAGTTTTACCTCAAGCATCAGATTGGGTTCCGGGTTTTTCAG CAGATGTGTCTGCCTCGAGTTATGAAGCCCTTGATCATTCTTCTGAAGGGTGGCTTGCTGATTGCTTTAATGACACTGAGATGGGGCTTAGTCCCAATGATAT GAATTTTCCTGGAGCCTGTGATGTTCAAATTGATATTTCAg AGTTCTGCAATGGCCCACTTGGGAATGAGGCTCATGCAGTTCAAAAACGTATTACCCGGACTCCTCGGAATGTGATTTTTAAAG GTAAGAAGTCCTTTATACGAACACCCACAAAGTTAGCTTCTTCTGTTGTCTATCCATTTGCCTTCATCAAACCCTGTGGTTTCCATGGAGATGTTACTCTGAAGGACATAAACCAGAAGATCCGCACTCCTCCACCATCAAAATTGAAGCAAAACGAGGAAGATCCTGCTGCTTACCCCACTTCAGCATTTTCCGGGAAGCCTGTTGTTGGCAAAACTAAAATTCGCACGGAAGGTGGAAAAGGAAGCATCACAATTATGAGAACCAAAGGATAA
- the LOC8264940 gene encoding protein XRI1 isoform X2: MLSPYCSCILHCFWFGFWIGKHWDWQGDDYCLQKDSNYDVSECLWNEVTLNEEDLSYMLDETTPVKACGDLAYHVNHSDNMHKEPEEHRETSSQLKRRRMLQFDTQAADSPLCHEEISSVFLQSNEREDSLEEVLPQASDWVPGFSDVSASSYEALDHSSEGWLADCFNDTEMGLSPNDMNFPGACDVQIDISEFCNGPLGNEAHAVQKRITRTPRNVIFKGKKSFIRTPTKLASSVVYPFAFIKPCGFHGDVTLKDINQKIRTPPPSKLKQNEEDPAAYPTSAFSGKPVVGKTKIRTEGGKGSITIMRTKG, from the exons atgctatcaCCATACTGCAGTTGCATTCTACATTGCTTTTGGTTTGGATTTTGGAT TGGAAAACATTGGGATTGGCAAGGGGATGATTATTGTCTTCAAAAGGATTCCAATTATG ACGTATCTGAGTGTTTGTGGAATGAGGTAACTCTAAATGAGGAAGATCTTTCTTACATGTTAGATGAAACAACCCCAGTTAAGGCTTGTGGTGATTTGGCTTATCATGTTAATCATAGTG ATAACATGCACAAGGAACCAGAAGAACACAGGGAAACCTCTTCACAGTTAAAGAGGCGCCGGATGCTACAGTTTGATACTCAAGCAGCAGATTCCCCCCTTTGCCATGAAGAGATCTCATCTGTGTTTCTACAATCAAAT GAGAGGGAGGACTCACTTGAAGAAGTTTTACCTCAAGCATCAGATTGGGTTCCGGGTTTTTCAG ATGTGTCTGCCTCGAGTTATGAAGCCCTTGATCATTCTTCTGAAGGGTGGCTTGCTGATTGCTTTAATGACACTGAGATGGGGCTTAGTCCCAATGATAT GAATTTTCCTGGAGCCTGTGATGTTCAAATTGATATTTCAg AGTTCTGCAATGGCCCACTTGGGAATGAGGCTCATGCAGTTCAAAAACGTATTACCCGGACTCCTCGGAATGTGATTTTTAAAG GTAAGAAGTCCTTTATACGAACACCCACAAAGTTAGCTTCTTCTGTTGTCTATCCATTTGCCTTCATCAAACCCTGTGGTTTCCATGGAGATGTTACTCTGAAGGACATAAACCAGAAGATCCGCACTCCTCCACCATCAAAATTGAAGCAAAACGAGGAAGATCCTGCTGCTTACCCCACTTCAGCATTTTCCGGGAAGCCTGTTGTTGGCAAAACTAAAATTCGCACGGAAGGTGGAAAAGGAAGCATCACAATTATGAGAACCAAAGGATAA
- the LOC8264940 gene encoding protein XRI1 isoform X5 has protein sequence MDYNDNRGKHWDWQGDDYCLQKDSNYDVSECLWNEVTLNEEDLSYMLDETTPVKACGDLAYHVNHSDNMHKEPEEHRETSSQLKRRRMLQFDTQAADSPLCHEEISSVFLQSNEREDSLEEVLPQASDWVPGFSADVSASSYEALDHSSEGWLADCFNDTEMGLSPNDMNFPGACDVQIDISEFCNGPLGNEAHAVQKRITRTPRNVIFKGKKSFIRTPTKLASSVVYPFAFIKPCGFHGDVTLKDINQKIRTPPPSKLKQNEEDPAAYPTSAFSGKPVVGKTKIRTEGGKGSITIMRTKG, from the exons ATGGATTACAACGATAACCG TGGAAAACATTGGGATTGGCAAGGGGATGATTATTGTCTTCAAAAGGATTCCAATTATG ACGTATCTGAGTGTTTGTGGAATGAGGTAACTCTAAATGAGGAAGATCTTTCTTACATGTTAGATGAAACAACCCCAGTTAAGGCTTGTGGTGATTTGGCTTATCATGTTAATCATAGTG ATAACATGCACAAGGAACCAGAAGAACACAGGGAAACCTCTTCACAGTTAAAGAGGCGCCGGATGCTACAGTTTGATACTCAAGCAGCAGATTCCCCCCTTTGCCATGAAGAGATCTCATCTGTGTTTCTACAATCAAAT GAGAGGGAGGACTCACTTGAAGAAGTTTTACCTCAAGCATCAGATTGGGTTCCGGGTTTTTCAG CAGATGTGTCTGCCTCGAGTTATGAAGCCCTTGATCATTCTTCTGAAGGGTGGCTTGCTGATTGCTTTAATGACACTGAGATGGGGCTTAGTCCCAATGATAT GAATTTTCCTGGAGCCTGTGATGTTCAAATTGATATTTCAg AGTTCTGCAATGGCCCACTTGGGAATGAGGCTCATGCAGTTCAAAAACGTATTACCCGGACTCCTCGGAATGTGATTTTTAAAG GTAAGAAGTCCTTTATACGAACACCCACAAAGTTAGCTTCTTCTGTTGTCTATCCATTTGCCTTCATCAAACCCTGTGGTTTCCATGGAGATGTTACTCTGAAGGACATAAACCAGAAGATCCGCACTCCTCCACCATCAAAATTGAAGCAAAACGAGGAAGATCCTGCTGCTTACCCCACTTCAGCATTTTCCGGGAAGCCTGTTGTTGGCAAAACTAAAATTCGCACGGAAGGTGGAAAAGGAAGCATCACAATTATGAGAACCAAAGGATAA
- the LOC107261417 gene encoding ER lumen protein-retaining receptor, producing the protein MNIFRLAGDMTHLASVLVLLLKIHTIKSCAGISLKTQELYAIVFVTRYLDIFTDFISLYNTIMKLIFLGSSFSIVWYIRNHKIVSRSYDKAQDTFRHYFLVLPCLFLALIVNEKFTFKEVMWAFSIYLEAVAILPQLVLLQRTRNIDNLTGQYVFLLGAYRGLYILNWIYRYFTEPHYIHWITWIAGLVQTLLYADFFYYYFESWKNNKKLQLPA; encoded by the exons atgaatATATTCAGATTAGCGGGTGATATGACTCACCTTGCTAGCGTTCTCGTTTTGCTTCTCAAGATCCACACTATCAAATCCTGCGCTG GCATTTCTTTGAAGACTCAAGAACTCTATGCTATTGTTTTTGTTACGCGCTATTTGGATATATTTACAGATTTCATATCCCTCTACAATACTATCATGAAGCTAATATTTTTAGGAAGCTCATTTTCAATTGTTTGGTACATAAGGAACCACAAGATTGTCAGTAGATCTTACGATAAAGCTCAAGACACCTTCCgtcattattttcttgtactgCCTTGCTTATTCTTGGCCCTTATTGTCAATGAGAAATTCACTTTTAAGGAG GTGATGTGGGCATTTTCCATCTATTTAGAAGCTGTTGCCATACTTCCTCAGCTTGTTCTGTTGCAGAGAACTAGAAATATTGACAATTTGACAGGGCAATACGTATTTCTTCTTGG TGCATACCGAGGTCTATACATTCTCAACTGGATATATCGCTACTTCACTGAGCCACATTATATTCATTGGATAA CTTGGATTGCAGGGCTTGTACAAACTTTGCTTTATGCTgactttttctattattactTTGAGAG CTGGAAAAACAACAAGAAGCTCCAGTTACCAGCTTAA
- the LOC8264939 gene encoding small ubiquitin-related modifier 1 → MSATPGSGGAGAGGQEEDKKPMDQTAHINLKVKGQDGNEMFFRIKRSTQLRKLMTAYCDRQSVEFNSIAFLFDGRRLRGEQTPDELEMEDGDEIDAMLHQTGGGDAHL, encoded by the exons ATGTCTGCGACCCCTGGTAGTGgtggtgctggtgctggtggTCAGGAGGAGGACAAGAAGCCTATGGATCAAACTGCTCACATTAATCTCAAAGTCAAGGGACAG GATGGCAACGAGATGTTCTTCAGGATCAAGAGAAGCACCCAGCTGCGAAAGCTAATGACTGCATATTGTGACAGACAATCAGTGGAATTTAACTCCattgcatttttatttgatgGGAGAAGACTGCGCGGGGAGCAGACTCCTGATGAG CTCGAGATGGAAGATGGAGATGAAATTGATGCTATGCTGCACCAAACTGGAGGTGGAGATGCACACCTTTGA